The nucleotide window CGGGCCGTTCACAGGGTATGCTTTGGGGCAGTGTGGGAGGGCCTCTGAAGCAGCTCTGGCCAGGTCCATTTTCTATAGGAGATCTAGGTCTCTTGGCGCAAGTGCCCGTATTGTTGGGCCTAATTGGTTGTCCTCAGGAGACTTTCCAGAGATAACCGCAAGATTTCCAGTTTTCAACCGCACGCTACAGATCGGGTTCAGCTTTGCCGAGGCCGTGGGCCGTCCCCCGAACCTCGCCTGGGGATGCGCCGCTAGCCCTCCTCCTGCCCCGCAGGCTTGGGGGGTTCTCCCTCCTGTAGAATCAAGCACTTCACTCCTATCTTTTTGCTTGACAACCGGATGCGCCCGGTGTTTATTGTTCCGGCCGGGTGGTGAAAAGTGGGATATGATGGGATGCTCTCCCCCGAAGGGGAGGACCGCGGATGTTCCGGGGCCGGTACGAGCACTCCCTGGATGACAAGGGGCGCCTCAGCGTCCCCTCCCGCTTCCGTGAGGCGCTGGCCCGGCGCCGGCAGAAGATGCTGGTCCTCACGGACTTCGACTCCTGCGTGGCCGCCTACCCGCTGGACGAGTGGCGCCAGCTGGAGGAGCGGATCCGGAAACAAAGCACCCTCCAGAAGGACGTCCGGGCCTTCCTCCGCCTCTTCTACTCCGGCGCCACGGAGACGCCCGTGGATGGCCAGGGGCGGATCCTGATTCCCCCGCAGCTGCGGGAGAAAGCAGCCCTTGCCCGCGAGGTCATGATCATCGGGGTGCTCAACAAGATCGAGATCTGGAGCAAGACGCGCTGGGAAGAGTTCCTGGCTCGCTCGCCCGTCACCTTTGAGGACGTGGCTGCGAAGCTGGCCGACCTCGGGATCTGACGGATGGACAGGCGTGCGCGTGCGGGAGGCTCGATGAGGAGGGCGAGCGCATGACCCCGGGTCAGCCGCCGGAGGGGATCCCCCTGGAGTTCGCCGTGGAGCGGGACCCCGCCGCCGGGATCGCGACCTTCCGCCTCCGGGGCGCCATGAGCCTCTGGGGGATGCTCGAGCTGCGGGAAGCCCTGGCCGCGGCCCTGCGGAACGGGTACGCCTTGCACCTGCTCGATCTCTCGGGTGTCTGGCACATCAATGCCAAGAGCCTCGGCATCCTGGTGGAGCGCCGCGATCGGGCGCGGGAGGCCGGGGGACAGCTCGTCCTGGTGGCGCCCCCTGGCCCGGTCCGGGAGCTCCTCGAGGCCGCGGGGGGCTACGCCATCTTCGCGGTGGCGGCCACCGGGGCCGAGGCACAGGCGCTCTTGACCCCGGCGGGGGTGGCGGCAGGGTGACCGGGCGACCGGGACACACCCCGGTCCTCCTGACCCAGGTCCTGGCCTTTCTCCGGCCGATCCCCGACGGCCTCTACCTGGACCTGACCGTCGGGACGGGGGGCCATGCCGAGGCGATTCTGGAGGCCTGCGGGCCCTCCGGCCGGCTGGTGGGCCTGGACCGGGACGCGGAGGTCCTCCCGCTGGCCCGGGAGCGCCTCGCCCGGTTCGGCCCCCGGGTCCGCCTGCTGCACGGGGACTACCGGGACCTCGGGACGCTGGCGGCGGCCGAGGGGCTCACGGCCTGGGACGGGGTTCTCTTCGACCTCGGGCTCTCCTCGGTCCAACTGGATGACCCGGGCCGGGGCTTTGCCTTCAGCCGTGTCGGCCCGCTCGACATGCGGATGGACCGGGCGGGGGGCGGTATCACGGCCGCCGAGCTCCTCCGCGCCCTCCCGGAGCAGGAACTGTTCCGGATTCTCCGGGAGTACGGAGAGGAGCGGTGGGCCCGGCGGATCGCCCGGCGGATCGTCGCCGTGCGGGCTGCCGCGCCGCTCACGCGGACCGACGAGCTGGCCGCGTTGGTGGCCGGGGCGATCCCCCGCCGGGCCTGGCCCCGGCGGATCCATCCCGCTACGCGGACCTTCCAGGGGCTCCGGATCGCCGTGAACAGGGAGCTGGAGGGGCTGGCGGAGGCGCTGGGGGTGGCGGCCGGCGGGCTCAGGCCGGGGGGCCGGATCGTCGTCATCGCTTTCCATTCGCTGGAGGACCGGATCGTGAAGCATGCCCTGCGGGGGAACCCTTCGCTCGCCGTCCTGACGAAGAAGC belongs to Candidatus Methylomirabilis sp. and includes:
- the mraZ gene encoding division/cell wall cluster transcriptional repressor MraZ; translated protein: MFRGRYEHSLDDKGRLSVPSRFREALARRRQKMLVLTDFDSCVAAYPLDEWRQLEERIRKQSTLQKDVRAFLRLFYSGATETPVDGQGRILIPPQLREKAALAREVMIIGVLNKIEIWSKTRWEEFLARSPVTFEDVAAKLADLGI
- a CDS encoding STAS domain-containing protein, coding for MTPGQPPEGIPLEFAVERDPAAGIATFRLRGAMSLWGMLELREALAAALRNGYALHLLDLSGVWHINAKSLGILVERRDRAREAGGQLVLVAPPGPVRELLEAAGGYAIFAVAATGAEAQALLTPAGVAAG
- the rsmH gene encoding 16S rRNA (cytosine(1402)-N(4))-methyltransferase RsmH, yielding MTGRPGHTPVLLTQVLAFLRPIPDGLYLDLTVGTGGHAEAILEACGPSGRLVGLDRDAEVLPLARERLARFGPRVRLLHGDYRDLGTLAAAEGLTAWDGVLFDLGLSSVQLDDPGRGFAFSRVGPLDMRMDRAGGGITAAELLRALPEQELFRILREYGEERWARRIARRIVAVRAAAPLTRTDELAALVAGAIPRRAWPRRIHPATRTFQGLRIAVNRELEGLAEALGVAAGGLRPGGRIVVIAFHSLEDRIVKHALRGNPSLAVLTKKPVAPGPEEVAANPRARSAKLRAARRVEG